A genomic region of Magnolia sinica isolate HGM2019 chromosome 6, MsV1, whole genome shotgun sequence contains the following coding sequences:
- the LOC131249266 gene encoding probable disease resistance protein At5g63020 has product MEFIWNTITNAGVVLETVKKTVENAKYAWDQYNYSRSLKDNLAVLKTEMQELSSRESDVTNELKAAEGVHVKKPKEEVSLWLKNVEKITREVIKIEEDSREVSRYFLLRRLALVKLVEEKIEEVVKLKEKGRFLEGLLADLLPESGIMPVTKLVGRTTAERKLEQIWNCLIDHEVSIIGVYGMGGVGKTTIMTHIYNKIKSTGILGIAIWVTVSNDFNIERLQNGIAQEIGLKLSYEEDEKIRSMKLFEALKSLKKFVIILDDMWKPFLLEDIGIPEGNAYKIALTSRSKNVCRSMKCGKKFEVQVLSEEEAWELFKEKLGVDVVLSPEVEQIAKLVTEECGGLPLGVITVASAMREKDNVREWRNALQELKCSTMEIEGMDDHVFPILKFSYDRLKNDKIRCCFLYCALFPEDYEFSAEEMIEHWVAEGLIGDMGDRENEFDKGHTILNGLIDVCMLIRKSNDNVVMHDLIRDLAIGITRKSPRFVVKAGTGISGSISVEEFTEEVEKISLMRNKIEMLSGQPNYPKLTTLLLQHNPLSRNISDGFFSCMNILRVLDLSNTDIEYMPESLSKLENLCVLLLKNCRRLRKVPSLAKLKRLRLLNLYDTVIEEVPDGMECLVSLKELYVLSDWVDLDRYVRSGHWKCLKRFSLVSKSLNFTLGTDMMDANGCNLVGQESSIVLPDGILELVMNECELSSLPFLSSLQRLQKCNISSCSIMWLLPIADDTTIKSFPSLEILLLSELPNFRGLCEGVLPPGSLTCLRHLNVYRCQALENLMSLELFQHLRCLEQIDIAECSEMEELIQGEEVMGEGDNNNSNNTILLPNLREFHLIHLGKLKSICKRLVSCPSLNKISIVGCHQLKKLPLSLGNLTSGVRGDIEGSKEWWDALEWDDHNTKTLFQPLFKEARREARGIKRKAEQEPEQVASTSRQQ; this is encoded by the coding sequence ATGGAATTCATCTGGAATACTATCACGAATGCAGGGGTGGTTTTGGAGACTGTTAAAAAGACTGTGGAGAATGCCAAGTATGCATGGGATCAATACAACTACTCTAGAAGCCTCAAAGATAATCTTGCTGTTCTGAAAACCGAAATGCAAGAATTGAGTAGCCGGGAGTCCGATGTAACCAATGAACTGAAGGCGGCGGAGGGAGTGCATGTAAAGAAGCCAAAAGAAGAGGTGAGTTTATGGCTAAAAAATGTGGAAAAGATTACAAGAGAAGTGATTAAGATAGAAGAAGACTCTAGAGAAGTAAGTAGATATTTCTTACTTCGGCGTTTAGCATTGGTAAAGCTTGTCGAGGAGAAGATTGAAGAAgtggtgaagcttaaggagaaagGTCGATTTTTAGAAGGGTTACTTGCTGATCTATTACCTGAAAGTGGAATTATGCCAGTGACGAAACTTGTGGGGAGAACGACAGCTGAAAGAAAGTTGGAACAGATTTGGAACTGCTTGATAGATCACGAGGTCAGCATTATTGGTGTCTACGGCATGGGGGGAGTAGGAAAGACAACCATCATGACCCACATATACAATAAAATAAAGAGCACCGGAATACTTGGAATTGCCATTTGGGTGACGGTGTCTAATGATTTTAATATTGAGAGACTGCAAAATGGCATTGCACAAGAAATAGGATTGAAGCTTTCCTATGAAGAGGATGAAaagataaggtcaatgaaattgtttgaggCTTTGAAGAGTTTGAAGAAGTTTGTTATCATCTTAGATGATATGTGGAAACCATTTCTATTGGAAGACATAGGGATTCCCGAGGGCAATGCATACAAAATAGCACTGACTAGTCGATCAAAAAATGTGTGTCGTAGCATGAAGTGCGGAAAAAAGTTTGAAGTGCAGGTTCTTTCCGAGGAAGAAGCGTGGGAATTGTTCAAGGAAAAACTTGGGGTTGATGTGGTTCTTTCTCCAGAAGTAGAACAAATTGCGAAGCTTGTAACTGAAGAATGTGGTGGTTTGCCGCTTGGAGTCATCACAGTAGCGAGTGCAATGAGAGAAAAGGACAATGTTCGAGAATGGAGAAATGCATTACAGGAGTTAAAATGCTCAACGATGGAGATCGAAGGCATGGATGATCATGTTTTTccaattttgaaatttagttaTGATCGACTAAAAAACGACAAGATTCGATGTTGTTTCTTGTATTGTGCTTTGTTTCCAGAGGACTATGAATTCTCTGCTGAAGAGATGATAGAGCATTGGGTAGCAGAAGGATTGATAGGTGATATGGGCGACCGGGAAAATGAATTTGACAAAGGCCACACCATATTGAATGGACTGATAGATGTATGTATGTTGATAAGGAAGTCTAATGATAATGTAGTAATGCATGATTTAATCAGAGATTTGGCTATTGGCATTACAAGGAAGAGCCCTCGGTTTGTGGTCAAGGCTGGGACTGGGATAAGTGGATCAATTAGTGTAGAAGAATTTACTGAAGAGGTTGAAAAGATATCATTAATgagaaataaaattgaaatgcTTTCAGGTCAACCAAACTACCCAAAACTCACCACATTGTTGTTGCAACATAACCCTTTGTCACGCAACATTTCTGATGGGTTCTTCAGTTGCATGAACATCCTAAGAGTACTCGACCTCTCTAACACTGATATTGAGTATATGCCAGAATCACTTTCCAAGCTGGAGAACCTGTGTGTACTCTTATTAAAGAATTGTAGGAGGTTAAGGAAGGTACCGTCCTTAGCAAAGCTCAAGCGTCTAAGGCTTTTGAACCTCTATGATACTGTCATTGAAGAAGTGCCAGATGGGATGGAATGTTTGGTTAGCCTCAAAGAGCTTTATGTTCTGTCTGATTGGGTTGATTTGGACAGGTATGTCAGATCTGGGCATTGGAAATGCTTGAAACGCTTCTCTCTTGTTTCAAAATCTCTTAATTTCACCTTGGGGACAGATATGATGGATGCTAATGGGTGTAATCTCGTTGGGCAAGAGAGTTCCATAGTGCTTCCTGATGGTATTCTCGAGCTGGTTATGAATGAATGCGAGCTGTCAAGCTTACCCTTCCTCTCTAGCTTGCAACGCTTACAAAAATGTAACATCTCATCCTGTAGCATAATGTGGTTGTTGCCCATAGCAGACGACACCACCATAAAGTCTTTCCCGTCATTAGAGATTTTGCTTCTAAGCGAGCTTCCGAATTTTAGGGGTCTGTGTGAGGGAGTCTTGCCACCTGGTTCACTCACATGCCTCAGACACCTGAATGTCTACAGATGCCAAGCATTGGAGAATCTCATGTCACTTGAATTGTTTCAGCACCTCCGATGCCTGGAACAAATCGATATTGCAGAATGCAGTGAGATGGAAGAGCTGATACAAGGAGAAGAAGTTATGGGTGAAGGTGataacaacaacagcaacaatacCATTCTACTCCCCAACTTGAGGGAGTTCCATTTAATTCATTTAGGGAAATTGAAAAGCATTTGTAAGCGGTTAGTCAGCTGCCCTTCCCTGAATAAGATTTCTATAGTGGGTTGTCATCAGTTGAAGAAGCTCCCTCTTTCCTTGGGCAACCTAACATCTGGTGTGAGAGGAGACATTGAAGGAAGCAAAGAGTGGTGGGATGCATTGGAGTGGGACGATCACAACA